In Deinococcus ficus, a single genomic region encodes these proteins:
- a CDS encoding carbohydrate ABC transporter permease — protein sequence MTDTPRGTLPRPTARSSLKRHQIRTAYLFLLLPLAFFVIVRFLPTFLALRMSLFDWNILKEQQPFVGLDNYRQLLQDAKFGQALRNTALYTVLGVPLQIALGLVIALLLGRIQALRGLYRAVYFAPYVTPVVAAAWVWQWLFSPQFGPVNTLLDLAGLPPQEFLTSPRQALPTTVALVVWQNLGFQVVLFLAGLAAIPRTYYEAAEIDGATGWQAFRRITWPLLNPTIVFSVVTGTIAYLQLFTQVVNLNFTDQGGPLGSTLTVALYIYQMAFGRFSMGYASAITVVLFGIILLITVIQLKFLTRRYDA from the coding sequence ATGACTGACACGCCGCGCGGCACCCTGCCGCGCCCCACCGCCCGCAGCAGCCTGAAACGGCACCAGATCCGCACCGCGTACCTGTTCCTGCTGCTGCCCCTGGCCTTCTTCGTGATCGTGCGCTTCCTGCCCACCTTCCTGGCCCTGCGCATGAGCCTGTTCGACTGGAACATCCTCAAGGAGCAGCAGCCGTTCGTCGGCCTGGACAACTACCGCCAGCTCCTGCAGGACGCGAAGTTCGGGCAGGCCCTGCGCAACACCGCGCTGTACACCGTGCTGGGCGTGCCCCTGCAGATCGCGCTGGGCCTGGTCATCGCCCTGCTGCTCGGGCGCATTCAGGCGCTGCGGGGCCTGTACCGGGCGGTGTACTTCGCGCCGTACGTCACGCCGGTCGTCGCCGCCGCCTGGGTGTGGCAGTGGCTGTTCAGCCCGCAGTTCGGCCCGGTGAACACCCTGCTCGACCTGGCCGGGCTGCCTCCGCAGGAATTCCTGACGTCCCCGCGCCAGGCGCTGCCGACCACGGTCGCGCTGGTCGTGTGGCAGAACCTGGGCTTTCAGGTGGTGCTGTTCCTGGCGGGCCTGGCCGCCATCCCCCGGACCTACTACGAGGCCGCGGAGATCGACGGCGCCACCGGATGGCAGGCGTTCCGGCGCATCACCTGGCCGCTTTTGAACCCCACCATCGTCTTCAGCGTGGTCACCGGCACGATCGCGTACCTGCAACTGTTCACGCAGGTGGTGAACCTGAACTTCACCGACCAGGGCGGCCCGCTCGGCAGCACCCTGACGGTCGCGCTGTACATCTACCAGATGGCGTTCGGCCGCTTTTCCATGGGGTACGCCTCCGCGATCACGGTGGTCCTGTTCGGCATCATCCTGCTGATCACGGTGATCCAGCTCAAATTCCTGACCCGGCGGTACGACGCAT